The genomic window tgttctaaaaatagcactactcattcttgaacaactctttcccaccttttttaagtcattgttgataattattgtgagaaatcattaacatgacttaattaattaacatgtcttcacatagatgagtattattaatcattaatagtaatataaaactagcaaatttgttatttcagaagagtgtatagaactgggcgcccttcgtatgactcagtgcccatgaagtagctctcaggttcaaaaaggttggtgacccctgacctagaCTAGGCCGGGACCCCCGTAACCTCTAGAGACTATCCTGCGGTGCTTGCGGCCCGTTGAGGCGAGCTTCTGGTTTGTGGATCTGTGTCCTCAGGTCCAGGATGAAGATCtgtgctctgctgctgctgactgTCGTGGGCCTGTCAGTGCAAACGAAGGTAAAGACAAGGTTTAGAATACGTCTAGACACTTATTATAGCGTATTTGGGGTTTTTAGGGCTGGGACACAATGtagggaggaggtagagggagtCTTCAGAACTATATGAAATTATTCTACTCACTAATGTACACTTCCCCTGTAAAAAAATTAACCGAGAAAATAACAATAACCGCTTATGTATTCGTGTGTTGATTTGGATTGACACCTGTCCACCACTTTTGTCAAAACATCACTATTGATGCGTTGTTAAAAGGTTCAAGTTTGGTAAAGTATTTAAAGTGTTGAATCAAAGGTGTGATTAAGCTAACAGGTCGAtgaagagagtgtgagaggatTGTAAACGCCTTTATTAAATTGatcaatgtgttttaaatgatgAACTTTGGTTTGTTTTCTACAGGTCAAGACCAAAGGTGATAGCTACGACACCCTGGTCACCCTGCACACATCATTCTTAACCAGATTAATAATCAATATCCACCATCACCGTCCAGCGTGCtgatgtcgtgtgtgtgtgtgtgtgtgtgtgtgtgtgtgtgtgtgtgtgtgtgtgtgtgtgtgtgtgttttcggtcagtgtgtgtatgtgtgtgtgtgttttcggtcagtgtgtgtatgtgttcaatcagtgtgtgtttgtgctaattcagtttgtgtgtgtgttcagttgtGACCTCAGGGACTGACTGTTCTCAGATCAGGAGAACGTCCCCGACTGCTGCCAGCGGCGTGTATTGGATCCAGCCCCCAGGAGTGAGGATTCCTTTCCAGGTGAGAAGCAAACCCAAGTCATCATTAATGGTCACAGATACCTGCAAAATATCCCTCAGAAACCACATTCAACAAACCAACACCTCCCAGAGGGTCCCAACCAATCAGCTACCAGGATCTGGAGGACACGTCAGCTGACTCCTTCCTTCCATTCAGCTGACTCCTCCCCCCGTcagctgtctccctccctctagtcagctgactcctcccccagtcagcagtctccctccctctagtcagctgactcctcccccagtcagctgtctccctccctctagtcagctgactcctccccccagtcagctgactcctcccctcctgtgtaactcctcccctcctccaggtGTACTGTGAGATGCTGGCGGGCGGGGGCTGGACGGTGTTCCAGAGACGAACGGGCAGCACTCTGTCCTTCAGCCGGAACTGGGCGGCGTACCGGATGGGCTTCGGACAACCAGGAAGTGAGTGGGAAGTGAGTGGGAGGGTGTGGGAGGGGCCTGCTGGATGTTTAGCAGCGTCCAGTGCGAGATCATTTGCACAGTGTTACGTCACGATTGTGGGGTTAGACATCCCTGGGTGGAACCAAGGTGATAGGAGCCCAGGTGATAGGAGACGAGGTGATGGGAAGCAAGGCGATAGGAGCCGAGGCAATAGGAACCAAGGCGTTAGGAGACGAGGTGATCGGAGCCCAGGCGTTAGGTGACGAGGTGATAGGAGCTGAGGTGATAGGAACCCAGGTGATAGGAAGCAAGGTGCTTGGAGGCGTGCTAGCGATGTGTGTTGCTGTGCTCAGAGGACCAGTGGCTGGGCCTGGAGAGGGTCTACTCCCTGACCAGGACCCCCGGGACCAGGTGGGTGCTGAAGGTGGACCTCTGGGACCACGAGGGAGGGACCGCCTACGCCCGGTACAGTGACTTCCGGCTGGCCGATGAGCACCAGGCGTACAGGCTGACAGTCGGAAGTTTCCAAGGGAACGCAGGTATGGCTCCGCCCACATCAACACAATCCAACCAATATATGAGCCAGACACACTGTGGCTCGAACCAATGGAGATCCTATTGACCGAGCagggttaccccccccccccccacacacacacacacacacactgttcttaACAATTGATTGGGTTCTAAACCCAGATAGAGTTAGGTTCTATACCCGTGTTGGGTTTGGTTCCATACCCGTGTAGGGTTGGGTTCTATAACCATGTAGGGTTGGGTTCCATACCCGTTTAGGGAAGGGTTCTATACCCATGTTGGGTTGAGTTCTATAGCCGTGTTGGGTTGGGTTCTATAGCCGTGCAGGGTTGGGTTCTATACCCGTGTAGGGTTGGGTTCTATACCCGTGTAGGGTTTGGTTCTATACCTGTGTAGGGTCGGGTTCCATACCTGTGTCTTGCTGGTAACCCCCTCTGTTGCCTTCCAAAGGGAATGCGATCAAAGGCGTGTATGCGGGCATCGACCAGAACGGTTCTAggttcagcaccatggaccgGGACAACGACGGCTGCAACCCCTGCATCTACGATGACATCGCGGAGTACCACTGCGCGAGGGATAAGCAGGAGGGCTGGTGGTTCAGCCGATGTGACTCCACCTCCCTCAACGGAGAGTGGCACCCCAGGGGCGAAAACCTGGGCTGGGGCTCGGGGCTCCACTGGAATACCTGGAAGGGCCCGGCACCGTACTCCGTCAGCGCCTCGCGCATGATGATCAAGTCCCTGTAGAGGAGTGCTGCTCAAGTGGGGGTACACATGCCCTTATGGGTACTTCCGAGTACTGATGAGTTAAATAAAAGTTTAATTTAAAAGggtctcttttatttattttttatccagAATTTTCATTTCAATTCTGAAAGCtggatagaaaataaaaaaaatatgataagtcgtaaatgttaaaaaaaataaaaatccatgaAAAATAAACCGCATCCAGAAACACCAAAATGTTGTAATGTGATTCACATCTACATGATCCTCCCCTGGCGTTGGGCTTCCTTTCGAGGTGAGAAACGAGCCATTAGCAGGCACTGTAGGACCCGTTTAGTTCCTGCATTGTGCTGGGACTCGCTGTCTCTATGATCGTTCCAGTCAATAAAACACTCTGCTTCACCAATCCCTTTATTCTTCGTCAGGCTCACACGTTTCATTCTATATTCCTCATTCCTTCACCATAATAATGATATTGCgtagttaaataaaaaaaaattgcaaatcTTTCATCAAAATATAATGACACGTTTGACATGTTTATATAAAGAACCAGATTACAAaagcacatttttaaaatgtcacATTAATATAGCTTAAaaacccttaacccttaaccctgtCAATCCAAAACtcaacaaacagaaacaaagatTATTATGTCAACACATAATAATTAGGCAAAAGCTAAAGAATAAAACGTTGATTGCTGGAGCAGTAATTAAATATGCTGTTGGTGAGAGATTTGAGAGGCGTAACTTGAGTGCATAGGCCCAAATGCTTGGTTTGAGGATTCCAAATTGCCTGTCTATCAAAGGTGTGTGAAGGCAACGCTTCTCTTTGGTGGAAAAGGGAGTGATGTTTTTATCTATTTAAATCATTCAATTATCTTTTAAATCTCGCCTTATTTTGCTCTCTCTCGTTACAACTCTCAATTCTTACCTACAGCATCTTAAGAAGTAGTTAAAGTTAAATCAGTGAACAACCTCAGGATTATTTAACCACGCTTCGAGTTCCGCAGAGTGCCTTGGTCGACTTCCTTTCTTGTGACGCAGAACTACCAGGCAGGGCGTGTTGTCGGCTATTAAAAGGATCAAATGATATGATATTTATTACCCTGACGATAAACGAGATTTCACACATTTTGACCAAATATTTATCtaatatatatgtaaaatatTAATTACTCATTTATATTACTCACCGTAGTGCAGGACTTTAATCATTCATATCTGGAAAGAAAACCAAAAATTATGAAACTAACTTCATCTGAAAGTGGGCGTAAAAAAGGGGATGAAAGTGGATGAAAGTGGATGTTACGTGATCGGCAATGACGACAGAAGACCATAAACGGAACTCACCCCAGGCGTGTTGTGAGATCCTCCCCATATGGTTGACCCTGCAGGCATAGCGGGCCCCCTCCCTGGGAATGAAGGACACCCTCTTTGTCAGATGGTACTGCCACTGCGTCTCGAACATCAAGTCGCTCTGCACCGCCCCGGGGATCACGACCCCGTTCTCTAGAAGGTCCACTTCCACCTCCGGTGGCTGGAAATTGTTCAGGTAGCAGATCAGGCTGTTTCCCTTCCCGGGGTCCGCAGGCTCCCGGCTGTACACCTGGACCTTGGGGGGAGCTGGAAGGAAGACATTAGTTAGAGATTATCCTTGCAATGCTatactttttaaattattaataTGCTTacattcttccttttttttgtccATATTTAATGCTGACTTCTAGATTTTATCCCTGCACTGCTGAACGTACTTATTTGCACTACCATCATGACACACATTCTCCAAGAGCACCATAGCATATATTTTATCATCTATATTATCCATgtggatatttttattttattttatcaatgttgtattgtgtatgctgtgtgtgacGTGTTCAAGCTACTGTTACCTTGAATTTTCCCTTGGGATCTCTCGAACACAGGAGAGAATTCAGTTTATATTGGAAATGGGCGAAATGGTAAATAAGCCACACCTACAGGGTATATTTCATGTAGGCCATATGGCGAAGATTAGACGGCCACGCCTACAATCATAAAACTAATATCGTTTTAATTTGCACAGGCAAACCTTTGGTGGCCATGTTTGTATCCTTATCTACAACCAATAAAAACTAATACGGTGTTCTCCACTATGTGGAGAAGAAACCATTCACAATTGGtgttagcttgaaacatgtcatcaaaatgaagcatagactaaaataatttacatcatTATGCTGTTTTCTTTTGactgttttacattttttaacccGTCCCCTTAGTCCTCATATCGTTATCACAGGCCGAacacataaacaaaaacaatcggCGAAATCCAGTTTTCACGTTCTTCTGTACTTACTAATCGCCATCGACATCCAAACGAGTCCGCAGAAGACCGAGACCATTAAAGGGTTCATCTTCACCCCAAAAACTCCCATCTTCACAAACTTTCAAACAcggaaactgtgtgtgttttgaccgCCAGAGAGATTAACCTACGCATCTTACGTGAAACCGAAAGCACTTCTTCAAGCCACGCCTCTGATGTCAGAGCGCCTTCCCTTCAGCCAATGAGAACTCGAGTCGCGACTCGCGATCTATGAAATGGAGGCAAGGTTCCACTGGGGTTGATTTTAATCTTTAACTTAAAAAAACAACCATTATATTCCCTTTGGCGACAACAAAGAGAACGCCTGCCATATATGTTTAAACATACACATTTTAGATCAGTGATTACTGTATGGACATTAAAACCAATTGCTACAGTTAATCAACAATTATGATAATAAACATGATACCATGTCGCGTAAACGGACAGCATTTctaccatagatatatattattcaTGACTATTTTTATAGTCATTATTATAATTGTGATTATTACACTTATTAAGGCCTATGATCGGTATTTCCCTTCCCCATGGCCGTCTGGTGATCCCCACCTCTAGGCCAGCCGGGGGCGCTGCTGCATCGACCAGTCGGGTTGGGACCAGAAGAAGAGCGGCACCGACGTATTCCTCAGTCGTCACCGCTTCCTCTACAGACGAAAACAAACAGAGAGCTGCcgtgtatttggttctaaaccGCAGAGATGAGCACCGAGAAATACCCGAGGTCCTCCATCGAGGATGACTTCAACTACGGCACCAACGTGGCAACGGCCAGCGTCCAGATCCGGATGGGTGAGAAACACGACGCCGATCACAGTAACgtcagtgatgatgatgagggatGCTACTCATCTAACCACTTTttattcccctcctcctccagacttcCTCCGTAAGGTGTACAGCATCCTCTCCCTCCAGATCATCCTGACCACGGCCACCGCCGCGCTCTTCATGTTCTGCGAACCCATCAAGCAGTTCGTCCACACCAGGTCAGCCCGGGGGTTCGAGGAGATCTGGGGCTCCTAGGAGATAATTTTGGTCCTGTTTTCACACCCAGACCTGGGAGTAGGTGTACCTTTCTGAACCAGCGTGTGTTATGAAATCTATTCTACGCAATCCCAGTGAAACCACTGCGGGCAGACTGCATTGGACGTAGATTGTCCCATATTTCCGGTTTTCCGGAAGTGACGCTGTCAATTATCATTTGTGTTGGGTCACGTGGGAGTTGCTTAAACATATCGAAATAGTAGGATGTCGTTCTGTTTTTCAGGATGCTTCATGCACATCAAGCACACTTTTTTAACCAAGAACAAgtcgtttttttaaatgtggaattttaattgttatatatatatatatatatatatatatatatatatatatatatatatacggttATATATATAACAATTTATAAGTATATTTACATTTGAAAATGGGTCGGAAATCTTTGATGGTAATCCACACTCTTGGTGACTCATGAATATAATGACCAAATGATAAAAaccttaaataataataaataactggTAATATAGCTGTAATATAGCTAATGAAATGACCACGAAACAGCCGAGTAAAGACTTATAAAATAGATATGTGTGCGTTAACATTCAAATCAGTTGTCAAGGCATTGTAATGTCTGGCAGCCGCTGATTGACAGGGCTGCTGAGGTTCCCTACCCAATGACGGGATCACCGTAGCTCTCTGAACGTTCCTCCTGTCTTAACTGGTTTTTCCTGCTCCTCCCAGTCCTGCGGTGGTGCTGGTCTCGGCGCTGGGCTCGCTGGTGCTGCTGGTTGCGCTGGCGGTGTACCGACACAAGCACCCCCTCAACCTCTACCTGCTGCTGGCCTTCGTAAGTGTCCCTCTGGCCGTCCCTCCGCGTCCCTCCACGCCCCCTCACTAAACGGGCGTGACGGCATTTGATCCAAGTTGTATCTGTTCACATTGTGCATGCGTATTAGAAAGAATCATGAGTTAGATGGGAGTCAGCAAATGTAACGGTGTACACTAATGTATACTGTACAGTGTAGTGTCAACAAATGTCAAACTGTAGTCTTTTTACACTAGTGCACACTGTAGAGTGTACACTATTGTACAGTTACATTTGTTGCCTCACATCTAACTCATGATTCTTTATAATACGCATAACTTTCTTGTCAACCAATGTAACACTGtgcagtgtacagtgtgtatgtaCTGATGGGTGTTTGATTGTGCCAGCTGTCTGTATCTATTCAGATATCTGAATAGGAACATTCATAAGACAGTAAGTCTTGGCGTTTGCTCCCTTCAAGGCACGGCCTATAGCCACAAGGAAGGGGAAAGTAAAGTCCAGTAGGTCAAAGTCCAACACTTTGGAACTGATCTGCAGGACATGTGATTCATGAATTTAAAATCACTTTGATTCTGAAGTAACTCCTATTCTAAAGTAACCCTGATTCCAAAATGACTTAAGATTTAAGTGAAGAGATgctggtcaatgaaactcttgAGACGAATCAAAATCCGCTAAAGCCCCCTGCAGCAACATCGAAACGCAGTAATAATAGAAAGTCTTGCTCAACCCCCTAGAGGGGACCATCGTCGCTGGTGAGGGTCTGTTGGACAGGTGGATTCCTATTTTGTCAACGTGAACTGTTTTTAAAGCCACCCGTGAACTCTTTTGTTATCGTGTCTTGTAGACTCTGCTGGAGGCGGTCTCCGTGGCAACAGCTGGTACGCGTCCTCATCTGAATAAAGGCCCTGCCTAGTGTGTGTAGTACCTCTAACTGAACGGTGGGTGCCTACTGAATCCTGTCTCTGACCCCCTGCAGTGAGCTTCTATGAGTATAAGATCGTGCTGCAGGCGTTCTTCCTCACCTGCACCGTGTTCACCTGTCTCACGGCCTACACCTTCCAGTCCAAGAGGGACTTCAGCAAGCTGGGGGCCGGGTGAGTGGCTCTGACCTACTGTCTGAGGGGACACCGGGAACATGACCGACTGTAGTACATGTACTACTGTCTGAGGGGACACCGGGAACATGACCGACTGTAGTACATGACCTACTGTAGTACATGTACTACTGTCTGAGGGAACGCCAGGAACATGACCTACAGTAGTACATGACCTACTGTAGAACATGACCTACAGTAGTACATGTACTACTGTAGTACATGTACTTCTGTCTGAGGGGACACCGGGAACATGACCGACTGTAGTACATGACCTACTGTGGAACATGACCTACAGTAGTACATGTACTACTGTAGTACATGTACTACTGTCTGAGGGAACGCCAGGAACATGACCTACAGTAGTACATGACCTACTGTAGAACATGACCTACAGTAGTACATGTACTACTGTCTGAGGGAACGCCAGGAACATGACCTACAGTAGTACATGACCTACTGTAGAACATGACCTACAGTAGTACATGTACTACTGTAGTACATGTACTACAGTAGTACATGTACTACTGTCTGAGGGGACACCAGGAACATGACCGACTGTAGTACATGACCTACTGTGGAACATGACCTACTGTAGTACGTGGTTCTGTAGTACATGTACTACAGTAGTACATGTACTACTGTAGTACATGTACTACTTTCTGAAGGAACACCTTTACACCATGAATCGTACTACTGTAGTACATGTACTGCTGTACTTCATGTACTACAGTAGTACTAGTACATGTACTGCTGTACTTCATGACCTACTCTACTACATGTACTAAAGTATTACTGTAGTACATGACCTACTCTACTACAGTAGTACATGCACTTTACTACTGTAAGATACTAGTGTACTACATGTATTTTATGGGCTGTACTACTGTAAGATCATACTGTACCACATGAACTGAACTACAATGTTTGTACATTATTGTTTGtacaaacattgtttgttattgttagtTGTAACTAGAAAAGCAGAGAAAATACCTAATGAGCCTTACAAATAGTTGTATTTTTAAGAATGCTGCCTCCCAGCATTCATAAAATGTCATTATGTATCTCGGtctgagtgaatgagtgaacatTCTGTGCAtcgctgccccctgcaggctgtTTGCTGCGCTGCTGATTCTGATCGTGGGCGGGGTTATGCGGGTGAGTGACAGGGTGTTTTGTCCCCTCAGTCCTTTGGAGTAGAGCTAGACATGTGAAGATACTTAATATTCAAGGATTTAAGACCTTAGCTTAATATTTAAGGCATTCTCCTCGTGTTTGATGCTACAAAGTTTCTGACAATGGGGATTATGGGGTTCTCTCCTCCCAGATGTTCTTCAACAACGAGACGACAGAGCTGCTCTTCGCCTGCGCCGGAGCACTGGTCTTCTGCGGGTTCATCATCTACGACACACACCTTCTGATGCACCAGCTGTCCCCTGAGGAGCACATCCTGGCCTCCATCAACCTGTACCTGGACATCATCAACCTCTTCATCCACCTGCTGCGCATCCTGGACTCCATGAAGAAGAACTGAGGGGCGTCGCCCGGCCGCCATCTTGCTACTGGAGCGCCCTCCCATTGGTCAATTCTAGAATAAATACTCGCGTTGCTTTGCTGCGCGGGGCGTCTTTCTTATAATTATTCGTAAATTTTTGGCACAAAAGTAACCAGGTGGCTGCTTGGAACGTCAGTtaggttagctaaccctaacctaccAGAGCCATAGGGCGGGTCACCGCTGGTGAATGTTCAACGCTACCAGGTTACCCGCTGTCATGGTTCTGAGTGGACTGGTATTGTGTTGTAACTGGTAtttctttgttgtgtttttggtCGTTAAGGGAAGTTGCTGCATGGTGAGCAGATTATGAAGGTTAAACTGGTTTTATGTTAGgagtcatttatttatatatctttcTGCACACTTTTAATTGCTTTGACCTTTGTATGATATAACAAGCTGTAATTGCCCACGGACAACAACTTGTTGACGGACTTgatgtaaatgtattcattcCATTCCTGAATGTAAAATATACTTATTAACAAACGACACAGTTATCAGCATTATGAAAACTTGTATCGCCTTTCAAGGATTTCAACTATGTCGTTAATTATCAGATGTATTAACTTTATGTGCAATTCTATAGAGTATAGTTCAGAAAAATAATTTATGTGAAATCTGTCGGATAAAATGAACGCTGGCAACAGAATTATAATAAATGATTTGAAATGACTTCaggatactgtgctgaattacTGGTCATTCTCTGCGGAGGAGCAACTGGTGCTCATAGTAACACTTGACATCACCGGTCCAGGATCCCTGGAGTGGTTCTGGAGCAGGTCCGAGGTCTCGAGGTCCAGGGTCTCTAAAGGGGTCTGTAGGAGGTCCAGGTGGTCTAGAGGTCTCGAGGTCCAGGTGGTCTAGAGGTCTCGAGGTCCAGGTTCTCTGAAGGGGTTTGTAGGAGGTCCATGATCTCTAAAGGGGTCTGAAGGAGGTCCAGAGTCTCTCGATGTCCAGGGTCTCTAAAGGGGTCTGTAGGAGGTCCAGATTTCTAGGGGGGGGTATGGAGGACATCAGGCCTTAATGATgtcgtagcaaacgttgctcaccCCCTGCTGCGAGTCCTCCTCCTAGAACAGAAGATCTGTGGTCAGTCAACCAGGGGGAACATTCCTCTGACCCGCCGATCACTATGAAAGGTTCACATCTGAAGGTCATCACATTCTTAGACGGGACAGGAGGACGTCAGACCCAATGACGGACGGGACCAGAGGACACTTGTTGCAATAcgagaaccaatcagagctcGACAGCTCAAGCGTCAGTCATCGAATGTATACTTAAAGCTGCACTACCGCACTTCTGTACTGCAACTATTTACTCTGTTAACTGAACTAGGTAGTTTCTCAAGaattatatgttatattctGGTCCTCTTTTGCAGCGTGGCAAAATCTCAGACTGAAAATGATACAGCTGTAACCGTGGCTACTcaggccactagagggcgccaaCAGGGAAACTGAAACAGTGCAGTATAAAACCCCTTGAGTGAGTTCCAGACTTACGGCGGCACTGGGAGGCGACAGCTCTGCGGGGGGCGACGTGTCGAAGAGGGGGTTGATGATGTTGGAGTGGCGGGGCGTAGGGGCGGAGTCTTCCTCTTGCTCACCTTCATCCTGTCACATGGAAAAGGGCTCAATCAAACCATCAACCAAAACACtcacttaataataatatattagacTTATGAaacgcttttctaaatactcagaCGCTTTACAGAGGGAACACAACATAAAATCATTTAATAAGAACATATGGGGAGGCAGGGGTGAAAAGAGAAGGTTATTTTGTGACAGCAGTCTTAAGAAGGTGGTTTTTGAGGTGCATGTATGGATCACAagttggaggaggaaggaggaaggaggggccCGACCTTGAAGTAGCTGAACTTGAAGGGTGCGGCTCTGTGCGTGTGGAAGCGGTATCCCACCACGAGGACCGCCGCCACCagcgccagcagcagca from Gadus macrocephalus chromosome 4, ASM3116895v1 includes these protein-coding regions:
- the LOC132455054 gene encoding beta-2-microglobulin-like; this translates as MGVFGVKMNPLMVSVFCGLVWMSMAITPPKVQVYSREPADPGKGNSLICYLNNFQPPEVEVDLLENGVVIPGAVQSDLMFETQWQYHLTKRVSFIPREGARYACRVNHMGRISQHAWDMND
- the tmbim4 gene encoding protein lifeguard 4, encoding MSTEKYPRSSIEDDFNYGTNVATASVQIRMDFLRKVYSILSLQIILTTATAALFMFCEPIKQFVHTSPAVVLVSALGSLVLLVALAVYRHKHPLNLYLLLAFTLLEAVSVATAVSFYEYKIVLQAFFLTCTVFTCLTAYTFQSKRDFSKLGAGLFAALLILIVGGVMRMFFNNETTELLFACAGALVFCGFIIYDTHLLMHQLSPEEHILASINLYLDIINLFIHLLRILDSMKKN
- the LOC132455038 gene encoding angiopoietin-4-like, producing MKICALLLLTVVGLSVQTKVKTKGTDCSQIRRTSPTAASGVYWIQPPGVRIPFQVYCEMLAGGGWTVFQRRTGSTLSFSRNWAAYRMGFGQPGKDQWLGLERVYSLTRTPGTRWVLKVDLWDHEGGTAYARYSDFRLADEHQAYRLTVGSFQGNAGNAIKGVYAGIDQNGSRFSTMDRDNDGCNPCIYDDIAEYHCARDKQEGWWFSRCDSTSLNGEWHPRGENLGWGSGLHWNTWKGPAPYSVSASRMMIKSL